Proteins found in one Chitinophagaceae bacterium genomic segment:
- a CDS encoding T9SS type A sorting domain-containing protein produces the protein MQLFFFVFIPTFLFLYTALGQSQTSAIGEWQTHYDFNQSIHIEYSHNQIISNAYHGIILYDVLSQKTNNITKKNGLSDSYITSINVLDNVLIIGYESGNVDFFYTQQNIENFRAIFDYQTEPSKKINSIFTNETSLYFATDFGMVEIDRKTHGLKNTYKELGEKGEKIPVLAGTVHSDTLYLITNEGLISASLKDGSNPLDYRVWKRNPAMKKKFHSLTIFDNKIYVAGDTIGVFFYQNGINWKKEPRFPNTIQFLKTTENLLFAGAYNTYYTINKQNELSVNTIQEDTIKDIVEVNRKIFFSSPSNGLTAITENNTNAFVSQRTILPNIWKFHISETGTLFSVNGAYNDDIQPTNTHGKFSIFENGKWTYYDSTLTTLPKNIIQVTENQVTGERWIFSFQKGIYEIKNAQVYPIVIPENIKNPNTHLAITSAIVDSYGNWIISTYENNIYIKRDTKKQWSVLNFLPNDNIHSEKMLLSKNGYIWGINTSRIIAIDIENQRSRTFKNNTHIELPKYGIQDIALDENNTNRYKNKIYIVASQKLLAASDIESVFENTPISFTPASWNNTIEIDQFSTYSIAIDAGNKKWIGTENGVYLIDENNREQFLHFQTTNSPLLSNNVSQIEINNNTGEVFFLCDGRLASYRSDAISPQKILSSVKIFPNPVPPHFEGVVSISNLTESATIKITDNTGRLIYETISIGGNVSWNRKDIQNNTVKPGVYFVFVSSQDESTVLVGKIAVIE, from the coding sequence ATGCAATTATTTTTTTTTGTTTTTATACCAACATTCCTTTTTTTGTACACCGCATTGGGACAATCACAAACCTCCGCAATAGGAGAATGGCAAACACATTACGACTTTAATCAATCTATCCATATAGAATACTCCCATAATCAAATAATAAGTAATGCATACCACGGTATCATTCTGTATGACGTGCTTTCTCAAAAAACAAACAATATCACAAAAAAAAATGGACTATCAGACTCTTATATAACATCTATCAACGTTTTGGATAATGTTCTTATTATAGGGTATGAAAGCGGAAACGTAGATTTTTTTTATACTCAACAAAATATTGAGAATTTTAGGGCTATTTTTGATTACCAAACCGAACCTTCAAAAAAAATAAATAGTATTTTTACAAACGAAACGTCTCTCTATTTTGCAACAGATTTTGGAATGGTAGAAATAGATAGAAAAACCCATGGATTAAAAAACACTTATAAAGAACTGGGAGAAAAAGGAGAAAAAATACCCGTACTGGCAGGAACTGTCCACTCAGATACTCTCTACCTTATTACTAACGAAGGACTCATATCTGCCTCTCTCAAAGATGGCTCCAATCCTTTAGATTACAGGGTATGGAAACGAAACCCTGCTATGAAAAAAAAATTCCATTCTCTCACTATTTTTGATAATAAAATATATGTGGCAGGTGATACCATAGGAGTTTTTTTCTATCAAAATGGAATAAATTGGAAAAAAGAACCTCGTTTTCCTAACACCATACAATTTCTCAAAACAACCGAAAACCTTTTATTTGCGGGAGCATACAATACTTATTATACCATCAACAAACAAAATGAATTATCCGTAAATACTATACAAGAAGATACTATAAAAGATATTGTAGAGGTCAATCGAAAGATTTTTTTTTCCTCCCCCTCAAATGGATTAACTGCAATAACAGAAAACAATACAAACGCTTTTGTATCTCAAAGAACTATCTTACCAAATATATGGAAATTTCATATTTCTGAAACAGGAACATTATTTTCTGTAAACGGTGCTTACAATGACGATATCCAACCTACCAATACACATGGGAAATTCTCCATTTTTGAAAATGGAAAATGGACATATTATGATTCTACTCTCACTACATTACCAAAAAATATTATACAAGTGACCGAAAATCAAGTCACAGGGGAAAGATGGATTTTTTCATTTCAAAAAGGGATATACGAAATCAAAAATGCTCAAGTATATCCCATTGTCATACCCGAAAATATCAAAAATCCCAATACACACCTAGCTATAACCTCTGCTATTGTAGATTCTTACGGCAATTGGATAATATCTACGTATGAAAACAATATCTATATAAAACGAGATACAAAAAAACAGTGGAGTGTTCTCAATTTTTTACCAAATGATAACATACACTCTGAAAAAATGTTGCTCTCTAAAAACGGATATATATGGGGAATAAACACATCTCGAATTATAGCTATAGATATAGAAAACCAAAGATCTCGTACATTTAAAAATAACACTCATATAGAATTGCCAAAATACGGCATACAAGACATAGCATTAGATGAAAACAATACTAACAGATACAAAAACAAAATATACATAGTCGCCTCCCAAAAACTTCTCGCCGCTTCGGATATAGAGAGTGTATTTGAAAATACACCTATTTCTTTTACACCTGCTTCATGGAACAATACAATAGAAATAGATCAATTTTCTACATATTCCATAGCAATAGACGCAGGCAATAAAAAATGGATAGGCACAGAAAACGGTGTATACCTTATAGATGAAAACAATAGAGAGCAATTTTTACATTTTCAAACCACCAATTCTCCTCTTCTATCAAATAATGTATCTCAAATAGAAATAAATAATAACACAGGAGAAGTATTTTTTCTTTGCGATGGTCGTCTTGCGTCATACCGATCCGATGCTATAAGTCCCCAAAAAATACTTTCCAGTGTAAAAATATTTCCTAATCCCGTTCCTCCTCATTTCGAAGGAGTAGTAAGCATATCAAACCTCACAGAATCTGCTACCATCAAAATTACAGATAATACCGGGCGTTTGATATATGAAACTATATCCATAGGAGGTAATGTTTCTTGGAATAGAAAAGATATACAGAATAATACCGTAAAACCAGGGGTATATTTTGTATTCGTATCCTCACAAGATGAGAGTACCGTACTCGTTGGCAAAATTGCTGTTATAGAATGA
- a CDS encoding OmpA family protein, which yields MMRLKKIVVLGLIGLFFTRCASLDSMLEAGKNKQISVKPNPLELHGGKVSFDMSVILPPKLLQAGKVYSIRTFYDYGNKSDELLPFDFKVSDYPGLESTSIKNSKNYVFDYTPEKEYGTLMIQARAIDATKTPQAYKDETGKIKIADGIITTPLLVLTEINANFVHHGYNDQDELIPINIDFFFEQGKADLRVSEKTGESGKRLTAFIAEKNVTKTVTIIGTHSPEGTEAKNIKLSENRAKAIEKWYRENMKKYDYKGLSDSIRFILKPISLDWANLKEVLKTTTLLDEATKTSIVNIINGYGTFEEKEKAIEQLPNYRSDILGKIYPLLRTAKTEILTLKSKKSLPTIAVMSKQIAQGANADSLSYEELLYGAHVNPSIDEQELIYKASISKKDSWEAHNNLGSIYLLKAKAATTQEERNNNIELALTQLEIANKQKLNTPEIYTNFANIYLLQGQVEKAYDLVNKAFEVTNPNGQVLRNLNTIKGILEIKLGIYDKAIASLSQASETMETKFNRALAQLLKGETTNAQHTFADALSLNYHNAITYYLIAITYARLNNESELMINLKKAIEENPELKEKALKDLEFKNYSSSLRSTL from the coding sequence ATGATGCGATTAAAAAAAATTGTTGTATTAGGATTAATAGGGTTATTCTTTACCAGATGTGCGTCTTTAGATTCTATGCTGGAAGCAGGAAAAAATAAACAAATATCAGTAAAGCCAAATCCTTTAGAGCTACATGGCGGTAAAGTATCTTTTGATATGTCTGTAATACTGCCACCTAAGCTCCTTCAAGCAGGAAAAGTATATAGTATAAGAACTTTTTATGATTATGGAAACAAGTCAGATGAACTCCTTCCTTTTGATTTTAAAGTAAGTGATTACCCAGGATTAGAGTCCACATCTATTAAAAATTCTAAAAACTATGTTTTTGATTATACTCCTGAAAAAGAATATGGCACTCTTATGATTCAAGCAAGAGCTATTGATGCTACTAAAACTCCTCAGGCATATAAAGATGAGACGGGAAAAATAAAAATAGCAGATGGTATTATTACAACTCCCCTTTTGGTGCTAACGGAAATAAATGCCAATTTTGTTCACCATGGTTATAACGACCAAGATGAGTTAATACCTATAAATATAGATTTTTTCTTTGAACAGGGGAAAGCCGATCTCAGAGTATCAGAAAAAACTGGTGAAAGTGGAAAAAGATTAACAGCATTTATTGCAGAAAAAAATGTTACAAAAACTGTAACTATTATTGGCACACACTCTCCCGAAGGAACGGAAGCAAAGAACATAAAACTATCCGAAAATAGAGCAAAAGCAATAGAAAAATGGTACCGCGAAAACATGAAAAAATATGATTATAAGGGACTATCTGATTCTATAAGATTTATTCTCAAACCAATTAGTTTAGATTGGGCAAATCTAAAAGAAGTATTAAAAACAACAACCCTCTTAGATGAAGCAACAAAAACAAGTATAGTAAACATAATAAACGGATATGGAACGTTTGAAGAAAAAGAAAAAGCAATAGAACAACTTCCAAATTACAGATCTGATATATTAGGAAAGATATATCCACTACTTCGGACAGCTAAAACAGAAATTCTTACTCTCAAATCTAAAAAGAGTTTACCAACGATTGCAGTAATGTCTAAGCAAATAGCACAAGGAGCAAATGCAGATTCACTCTCTTATGAAGAACTTTTATACGGAGCACACGTAAACCCAAGTATAGATGAACAAGAACTCATATACAAGGCATCTATAAGTAAAAAAGACTCATGGGAAGCACATAATAATTTAGGGAGTATTTATCTTTTAAAAGCAAAAGCAGCAACTACACAGGAGGAAAGAAACAACAACATAGAACTTGCATTAACTCAGCTAGAGATAGCTAATAAACAAAAACTAAATACACCTGAGATATATACAAATTTTGCCAATATATATTTACTTCAAGGACAGGTTGAAAAAGCATACGATTTAGTAAATAAAGCATTTGAGGTAACAAACCCAAACGGGCAAGTTCTGAGAAATTTAAATACAATAAAAGGAATACTTGAGATAAAATTAGGGATATATGATAAAGCAATAGCGTCTCTTTCACAAGCATCTGAAACAATGGAAACCAAATTTAATAGAGCTTTAGCTCAGCTTTTAAAAGGAGAAACTACTAATGCTCAGCATACATTTGCCGATGCACTGAGTTTGAACTATCATAACGCTATCACTTATTACTTAATAGCTATTACTTATGCAAGATTAAATAATGAATCCGAACTTATGATAAACCTCAAAAAAGCAATAGAAGAAAATCCCGAATTGAAAGAAAAAGCATTGAAAGATTTAGAGTTTAAAAACTACTCTTCATCTCTTCGTAGCACTCTTTAA
- a CDS encoding ribose-phosphate pyrophosphokinase yields the protein MVLEKEKTSIGIFAGNNSLDLGKKIGAAYGQSLGKYSLKRFSDGEMSFTYNESIRGCDIFLVQSTCPPSDNIMELLFMIDAAKRASARCINVVIPYFGYARQDRKEEPRVSIAAKLMADILSCAGSHRIMTMDLHSGQIQGFFNIPVDHLDSNGVFIPYIESLQKTKGLENFVFVSPDMGGVTRNRSYANYFQADMVICDKQRIKANEVHSMQVIGEVKGKNIIIVDDIIDTGSTLCAAASIIKKKGSKSIRAICTHAILSSADAYEKIEQSEIEELIVTDTVPLKKPSPKIQVFSVADIFAKAIHNVAHNLSISSLYKH from the coding sequence ATGGTATTAGAAAAAGAAAAAACGTCTATAGGAATTTTTGCAGGTAATAATTCCTTAGATTTAGGAAAAAAAATTGGAGCGGCGTATGGGCAATCTTTGGGGAAATACTCCCTTAAAAGATTTAGCGATGGGGAAATGAGCTTTACTTACAATGAATCTATTCGTGGATGCGACATCTTTTTAGTCCAATCTACTTGTCCGCCATCTGATAATATTATGGAACTACTTTTTATGATAGATGCGGCTAAAAGAGCCAGCGCCCGTTGTATAAATGTAGTTATACCATATTTTGGATATGCGAGACAAGATAGAAAAGAAGAACCAAGAGTTTCTATAGCCGCAAAACTCATGGCTGACATCCTTTCTTGTGCCGGTTCACACAGAATTATGACAATGGATCTCCATTCAGGGCAAATACAGGGATTTTTTAACATTCCTGTAGACCATTTGGATAGCAATGGTGTTTTTATTCCTTATATAGAATCTCTGCAAAAAACCAAAGGTTTAGAAAATTTTGTGTTTGTCTCGCCCGATATGGGAGGAGTAACACGTAATAGAAGTTATGCAAATTATTTTCAGGCGGATATGGTTATTTGTGATAAACAAAGAATAAAAGCAAATGAAGTCCATTCTATGCAAGTCATCGGTGAGGTAAAAGGAAAAAACATAATCATCGTAGATGATATTATAGATACGGGTTCTACACTTTGCGCTGCCGCTTCTATTATTAAAAAGAAAGGATCCAAAAGCATTCGTGCTATCTGCACTCACGCAATTCTCTCTTCAGCCGATGCTTACGAGAAAATAGAACAAAGTGAAATTGAAGAACTTATAGTAACGGATACCGTTCCTCTCAAAAAACCATCTCCTAAAATACAAGTTTTTTCCGTAGCAGATATCTTTGCAAAAGCGATACATAATGTGGCTCATAACCTTTCTATAAGTTCGTTATATAAGCATTAA
- the lipB gene encoding lipoyl(octanoyl) transferase LipB has product MQRNKKIQVIDLGCIDYKEAWDFQEKKLKEITEQKIKNRDMDENQKERTPNYLLFCSHPNVYTLGTSGKIEHLKIPESALQEKNISFYKTNRGGDITFHGEGQIVVYPILDLDNFFTDIHKYMRTLEESVIKTLKEFNITSGRMDKFTGVWTEPENPLNSKKICAMGVKLSRWVTMHGLALNVNTHLEYFQHIIPCGITHREVTSMKQELGYELNIMEVQQRLEKNIMFFFQTE; this is encoded by the coding sequence ATGCAACGCAATAAAAAAATACAAGTAATCGATTTAGGATGTATTGATTACAAAGAAGCTTGGGATTTTCAAGAGAAAAAACTGAAAGAAATAACCGAGCAAAAAATAAAAAATAGAGACATGGATGAAAATCAAAAAGAACGGACTCCTAATTATTTACTATTCTGCTCACATCCCAATGTATATACATTAGGCACCAGCGGAAAGATAGAACATTTAAAAATACCTGAAAGTGCTTTACAAGAAAAAAATATAAGTTTTTATAAAACAAATAGAGGAGGAGATATTACCTTTCACGGTGAAGGACAAATAGTAGTATATCCCATTTTAGATTTAGATAATTTTTTTACAGACATTCATAAATATATGAGAACTTTGGAAGAGTCGGTTATTAAAACACTGAAAGAATTTAACATTACTTCGGGAAGAATGGACAAATTTACAGGTGTTTGGACAGAACCAGAAAACCCTCTCAACAGTAAAAAAATATGTGCTATGGGAGTAAAACTCAGCAGATGGGTAACGATGCATGGGCTTGCCCTAAATGTAAATACTCATCTCGAGTATTTTCAACACATAATCCCTTGCGGTATTACTCATAGAGAAGTAACCTCTATGAAACAAGAACTGGGATATGAACTCAATATAATGGAAGTGCAACAAAGATTAGAAAAAAACATTATGTTTTTTTTTCAAACCGAATAA
- the miaB gene encoding tRNA (N6-isopentenyl adenosine(37)-C2)-methylthiotransferase MiaB: MNKKLYIESYGCQMNFSDSEIVVSLLTKEGYEPVSDFQNADLILLNTCSIREKAEQTVRNRLLHFHPLKRRNPELLIGMLGCMAERLKTKLLEEEKIVDIVVGPDAYRTLPSLIKEASEGNKSINTLLSREETYSDIEPVRLGSNGVTAFISIMRGCDNMCSFCVVPFTRGRERSRDPDSIIQEAKKLFINGYREVTLLGQNVDSYKWEPEITDMQTNDGSAQVNFTHLLEMVAQIHPLLRVRFSTSHPKDITNEVLHTMRRYENICKHIHLPVQSGSSRILNLMNRTYNREWYLERIASIKHILGDACGISSDMITGFCSETEAEHGETLSLMDIVKYDFSYMFYYSERPNTLAARKYADDIPLDIKKRRLQEIIQKQNEISLEQNKKEIGKTEKVLVEGTSKKSEEYLQGRTSANKVVVFPKKQFIKGEYVDVLIKSCTTATLLGESV; this comes from the coding sequence ATGAACAAAAAACTGTATATAGAAAGCTACGGGTGCCAAATGAATTTCTCTGATAGTGAAATAGTGGTTTCCTTATTGACAAAAGAAGGGTATGAACCTGTTTCGGATTTTCAAAATGCTGATCTTATTCTGTTGAATACTTGCTCTATTAGAGAGAAAGCCGAGCAAACTGTGAGAAATAGGTTGCTTCATTTCCATCCACTTAAAAGACGTAACCCTGAGCTTCTCATTGGAATGCTTGGTTGTATGGCAGAAAGATTAAAAACGAAACTTTTGGAAGAAGAAAAGATTGTAGATATTGTGGTGGGACCCGATGCGTATAGAACATTGCCTTCTCTGATAAAAGAAGCGAGTGAAGGGAATAAAAGTATAAATACATTATTGTCCCGCGAGGAGACGTATTCTGATATAGAACCTGTTCGTTTGGGGTCAAATGGAGTGACGGCGTTTATTTCTATTATGCGTGGCTGTGATAATATGTGTTCGTTCTGTGTTGTTCCTTTTACTCGTGGGCGAGAAAGAAGTAGAGACCCCGATTCTATTATTCAAGAAGCGAAAAAGCTTTTTATAAACGGATATAGAGAGGTGACCCTTTTGGGTCAAAATGTGGATTCTTATAAATGGGAACCAGAGATCACCGACATGCAAACAAATGATGGATCTGCTCAGGTGAATTTTACACATCTTTTAGAAATGGTAGCACAAATACATCCATTGCTCCGAGTAAGATTTTCTACATCTCATCCAAAAGACATAACAAACGAGGTGCTCCATACTATGAGGAGATATGAAAATATTTGCAAACACATACATCTACCCGTGCAGAGCGGAAGTTCTCGCATCTTAAACCTTATGAATAGAACTTATAATAGGGAGTGGTATTTGGAAAGAATAGCATCTATTAAGCATATTTTAGGGGATGCATGTGGTATCTCTTCCGATATGATAACAGGTTTTTGCTCGGAGACAGAAGCAGAGCATGGAGAAACCCTTTCCCTTATGGACATAGTGAAATACGATTTTTCATATATGTTTTATTATTCTGAAAGACCTAATACTTTAGCTGCAAGAAAATATGCTGATGATATTCCTTTGGATATAAAAAAAAGAAGATTGCAAGAGATAATTCAGAAGCAGAATGAAATTTCTTTAGAACAAAATAAAAAAGAAATAGGGAAGACAGAAAAAGTATTGGTAGAAGGTACTTCTAAAAAATCTGAGGAGTATTTACAAGGAAGAACTTCTGCAAATAAGGTTGTTGTTTTTCCTAAAAAACAATTTATAAAAGGTGAATATGTAGATGTTCTTATAAAAAGTTGTACTACCGCTACTTTACTCGGAGAATCTGTTTAA
- a CDS encoding Na+/H+ antiporter NhaC family protein, producing the protein MEHYSFWSVVPPIVAIILAIWTRQVFVSLFVGIFLGFIIIHQGNILQGTLDSIEKIVDTFKDAGNTRTVIFTLLIGVLIAYIQRSGGVNGFILFINKKLDTIKSKDEHKKSLYVRLFAVLVGMLIFVESNISILTVGTLFRPLFDKLKISREKLAYICDSTSAPSCILIPFNAWGAFIMSLLIAQGLTNPFEILYTSIIYNFYPIITLCMLVIVVITNKDILSMKKAERRVKIEGKIIADGSTPLVSEEITIITPQEKKTHKAYNMIVPLFVMVISMPLFLFYTGMKNAPANAVSSLSIFDIISYGSGSASVLYAVIVAIGISVILSLFQKIMSFQEMIDLSFKGMGGMISMALLMVLAFTIGNVCKELGTGIYVAEITKSWISPAFLPAIIFGVGSVIAFATGTSWGTFAIMIPIAVPLANSLGINIHIVVAAVLGGGVFGDHCSPISDTTLISSMASACDHIDHVKTQMPYALISALIAFIFYVFVGIAM; encoded by the coding sequence ATGGAACATTATAGTTTTTGGTCGGTAGTTCCACCGATTGTAGCGATTATTTTAGCGATATGGACGAGGCAGGTCTTTGTGTCATTGTTTGTAGGAATCTTCTTAGGGTTTATTATTATTCACCAAGGAAATATCCTCCAAGGCACTCTAGATTCCATAGAAAAAATAGTAGACACTTTTAAAGATGCAGGTAATACACGCACAGTTATCTTTACTCTCTTGATAGGTGTTCTTATTGCTTATATCCAACGCTCCGGTGGTGTAAATGGATTTATCCTGTTTATAAATAAAAAATTAGATACCATCAAATCAAAAGATGAACACAAAAAATCTTTGTATGTTAGATTATTTGCTGTCTTAGTAGGGATGCTTATTTTTGTGGAGTCAAACATCTCTATTCTTACGGTAGGAACTTTATTCCGCCCCCTCTTCGATAAATTAAAAATATCCCGAGAAAAATTAGCATATATCTGCGATAGTACCTCAGCGCCTTCCTGTATCCTCATCCCATTTAATGCATGGGGGGCATTTATTATGAGTTTACTTATAGCACAAGGACTTACAAACCCCTTCGAAATACTCTATACATCCATAATCTATAATTTTTATCCCATAATAACTCTCTGTATGTTAGTTATTGTCGTGATAACAAATAAAGATATTCTTTCTATGAAAAAAGCAGAACGAAGAGTAAAAATAGAAGGAAAAATTATAGCAGACGGATCTACTCCATTGGTATCTGAAGAAATAACCATTATTACTCCACAAGAAAAAAAAACTCATAAAGCATATAATATGATAGTGCCTCTCTTCGTTATGGTAATCTCTATGCCACTATTTTTATTCTATACGGGAATGAAAAATGCCCCAGCTAATGCAGTTTCCTCTCTTTCTATTTTCGATATTATTTCTTATGGTTCAGGTTCCGCATCCGTTTTATATGCTGTTATCGTAGCAATTGGAATCTCCGTAATACTCTCTCTCTTTCAAAAAATAATGTCTTTCCAAGAGATGATAGACCTTTCTTTTAAAGGAATGGGAGGTATGATATCTATGGCATTATTGATGGTATTAGCATTCACCATAGGAAATGTATGTAAAGAATTAGGAACGGGAATCTATGTAGCGGAAATAACGAAAAGCTGGATTTCTCCTGCATTTTTACCTGCAATAATTTTTGGAGTAGGGAGTGTAATTGCCTTTGCTACAGGAACTTCTTGGGGAACTTTTGCCATTATGATACCTATAGCAGTCCCTTTAGCAAATTCCTTAGGCATAAATATACATATAGTGGTAGCGGCTGTTTTAGGTGGTGGGGTTTTTGGAGATCACTGCTCACCTATTTCAGATACAACTCTTATAAGCTCTATGGCATCTGCGTGTGATCATATAGACCACGTCAAAACACAGATGCCATACGCCCTTATATCTGCTCTTATTGCTTTTATTTTTTATGTTTTTGTAGGAATTGCAATGTAA
- a CDS encoding DUF6428 family protein, translating to MLLSDFKNKLTTVTEVTFLKPDGTPVPKHFHITEVGQINKRFMDCGGTIRNESVISMQLWENVDFWHRLEPKKIITIINLAKDKLGIEDHEIEIEYQSETIGKYGVVFNNGAFNLTNKNTVCMAIDSCGTHTFEKVKQPAPSSCLPNSGCCSL from the coding sequence ATGCTTTTATCAGATTTTAAAAACAAACTTACAACGGTTACAGAAGTAACTTTTTTAAAACCAGACGGCACACCCGTCCCAAAACACTTTCATATTACTGAAGTAGGGCAAATCAATAAACGATTTATGGACTGTGGGGGAACTATAAGAAACGAAAGCGTGATTTCAATGCAACTTTGGGAAAATGTAGATTTTTGGCATAGATTAGAACCCAAAAAAATTATCACAATTATTAACCTTGCAAAAGATAAGTTAGGCATAGAAGACCACGAAATTGAAATAGAATACCAAAGCGAAACAATTGGGAAATATGGTGTTGTATTTAATAACGGAGCATTTAACCTTACAAACAAAAATACGGTTTGTATGGCAATAGATTCATGCGGTACTCATACATTTGAAAAAGTGAAACAACCCGCACCATCTTCTTGTTTACCTAATAGCGGTTGTTGCTCATTATGA
- the nth gene encoding endonuclease III produces MLNEQERCSLFCEYFKDVMPNATTELRYTNGFELLIAVVLSAQCTDKRINQVVPALFRAYPSAKSLSMASYDDIFPYIRSVSYPHNKTKHIRDLSKILVEKFQGEIPRTRELLEMLPGVGRKTANVILSVLFDEPTMAVDTHILRLSHRIGLVSSNARNPLQIEKELVNNIPVEHLAQAHHWLILHGRYTCIARKPKCNECGIKDICLYYSQLQNGK; encoded by the coding sequence ATGTTGAATGAACAAGAGCGATGCTCCTTATTTTGTGAGTATTTTAAGGATGTTATGCCAAATGCGACTACAGAATTGAGGTATACTAATGGTTTTGAACTGCTCATAGCCGTAGTGCTCAGTGCCCAATGCACTGATAAGCGTATAAATCAGGTAGTTCCTGCGTTATTTCGTGCTTATCCGTCTGCGAAATCGTTATCTATGGCTTCGTATGATGATATTTTTCCGTATATAAGGAGTGTTTCGTATCCTCATAACAAGACAAAGCACATACGAGATTTGAGTAAAATATTAGTAGAAAAGTTTCAAGGGGAAATACCGAGGACAAGAGAGCTTTTAGAGATGTTGCCGGGGGTGGGAAGGAAAACTGCCAATGTTATTTTGTCTGTCTTATTTGATGAGCCGACCATGGCAGTGGATACTCATATACTTCGGTTGTCTCATAGAATAGGTCTGGTTTCTTCGAATGCTCGCAATCCCTTACAGATAGAAAAAGAATTGGTAAACAATATTCCTGTGGAGCATCTTGCTCAAGCACATCATTGGCTTATTTTACATGGTAGATATACTTGCATTGCTCGAAAACCTAAATGTAATGAATGTGGTATAAAAGATATTTGTCTGTATTATTCACAATTACAAAATGGAAAATAA
- a CDS encoding response regulator transcription factor, whose protein sequence is MNVEVKKINILIIEQDKELGGSLSHFFQEKNMNVTIELSVGLQIPSILKNNHFDIILVGIPLEGTDLDTLIQKIHKSKEQKTTPFILLSPKDTKDDIIKGLELGADDYIIKPYSIEEVSARVRAVLRRCTISGRIFKENDDDLINFPVGEYILDTQLQILLYTKTKEKIQLTNKENLILKFLCQNINRNIDRKDMLARIWRNDNHQSSRSLDVFITKIRKYLKHDPNVAIINNHSIGHKLVIK, encoded by the coding sequence ATGAACGTAGAAGTAAAAAAAATCAATATATTGATAATAGAACAAGATAAAGAATTAGGGGGTAGTTTATCCCATTTTTTTCAAGAGAAAAATATGAACGTTACAATAGAACTCTCTGTGGGATTGCAGATTCCCTCAATACTAAAAAACAACCATTTCGATATTATTTTAGTAGGGATCCCTTTGGAAGGAACGGATTTGGATACACTCATACAAAAAATACACAAGTCAAAAGAGCAAAAAACAACTCCTTTTATTTTATTAAGCCCTAAAGATACAAAAGACGACATAATCAAAGGACTAGAATTAGGGGCTGACGACTATATAATAAAACCATACTCTATAGAGGAGGTATCTGCAAGAGTAAGAGCGGTTTTAAGACGATGTACCATTTCGGGAAGAATATTCAAGGAAAACGATGATGATTTAATAAATTTTCCAGTAGGGGAATATATTCTTGATACCCAATTACAGATACTTCTGTACACGAAAACAAAAGAAAAAATACAACTTACCAACAAAGAAAACCTCATACTAAAATTTTTATGCCAAAACATAAATAGAAACATAGATAGAAAAGATATGCTTGCAAGAATATGGCGGAACGACAACCACCAATCATCAAGAAGTTTGGATGTCTTTATAACAAAAATTAGAAAATACCTCAAACACGATCCTAATGTAGCCATCATAAATAATCACAGTATTGGACATAAATTAGTTATAAAATAA